A genomic window from Prunus persica cultivar Lovell chromosome G2, Prunus_persica_NCBIv2, whole genome shotgun sequence includes:
- the LOC18786757 gene encoding dof zinc finger protein DOF3.6: MVFSSVPVYMDPPNWQQQQTNHQQQGGCNDQNNHQLPPPPPQEAGCNSEGGGSGSSSIRPGSMSDRARLAKMPQPETALKCPRCESINTKFCYFNNYSLSQPRHFCKTCRRYWTRGGALRSVPVGGGCRRNKRSKGSGGSSRSKSPAAAGNSSSSTVNSSNSCSTSDNIIGHLAHPPPHQLPFLPSMHHLGDYGSGDMIGLNNFGGMNQPADVEFQQHQFGSDRLTVRPNLGINMINTEHWRSSLLQHQVQQFPNFLANLEPPTSSHGMYQFEGGNVHQNVGLLPMSKPLDSVGPGVAATQMANVKMEDNNHQALNLSRNFLGSLGNDHHQYWGNNGAGGNAWTDLSGFTTSSSTSHLL; encoded by the exons ATGGTTTTCTCATCTGTTCCCGTCTATATGGATCCACCCAACTGGCAACAACAG CAAACAAATCATCAACAACAAGGAGGTTGTAATGATCAGAATAATCATCAGCTTCCTCCGCCCCCACCTCAAGAAGCTGGATGTAATTCAGAAGGTGGCGGCAGCGGCTCAAGCTCGATCAGGCCTGGATCCATGTCTGATCGAGCCAGGCTAGCCAAGATGCCGCAGCCAGAGACTGCACTGAAATGCCCTCGATGTGAATCCATAAACACCAAGTTTTGCTACTTCAACAATTACAGCCTTTCACAGCCTCGTCACTTCTGCAAGACCTGCAGGCGCTACTGGACCAGAGGAGGAGCGTTGAGAAGTGTGCCGGTCGGAGGAGGCTGtcgaagaaacaaaagaagcaaAGGCAGCGGCGGCAGCAGCAGGTCAAAATCTCCTGCCGCAGCCGGTAATTCCAGCTCAAGCACAGTCAACTCTTCCAACAGCTGCAGCACCAGTGACAATATCATAGGCCATTTGGCTCATCCACCACCACATCAATTACCCTTTTTACCCTCTATGCATCATCTTGGTGATTATGGTTCCGGGGACATGATAGGGTTAAATAATTTTGGGGGCATGAACCAACCTGCTGATGTTGAATTTCAACAGCATCAGTTTGGCTCGGACCGGTTGACGGTCCGGCCAAATTTAGGCATCAACATGATCAACACTGAGCATTGGAGATCATCACTGCTTCAGCATCAAGTTCAGCAATTTCCTAATTTCTTGGCTAATTTGGAACCACCAACTAGTTCTCATGGGATGTACCAATTTGAAGGTGGAAATGTTCATCAAAATGTTGGCCTCCTTCCAATGTCTAAGCCATTGGATTCTGTGGGTCCTGGGGTTGCTGCTACTCAGATGGCTAATGTGAAGATGGAAGACAATAATCATCAAGCATTGAATTTGTCAAGAAATTTTTTGGGCAGCCTTGGAAATGATCATCACCAATACTGGGGTAATAATGGTGCTGGTGGCAATGCTTGGACTGATCTTTCTGGTTTCACTACTTCTTCTTCCACCAGCCATCTCTTATGA